The following are encoded together in the Desulfuromonadales bacterium genome:
- a CDS encoding NlpC/P60 family protein, producing the protein MWIVLSLLLAMLGMSGCTRYYPAPAKPPAPRLPAPLKPAPPPVQSPAPPAFSDPIAALLDEVASGREESTPLEKMGYSTQVGAFANLDYAVRLERLLDARGIDAYYFRHESGLYKVRFGNHDSYRAARAEAEQLKAKGLIDEFFIVIPDDYAAARIRRSGQGDLREELVRTARRFLGVPYRWGGTDHQDGFDCSGLTMVCYRLNGLNLPRISRNQFAAGRQVPQAQLRPGDLVFFATRGGRQVSHVGMYIGNGKFIHAPRTGEQVRIEQLSTPFYDRTFLGGRSYF; encoded by the coding sequence ATGTGGATCGTACTGTCGCTGCTCCTGGCGATGCTGGGGATGTCCGGCTGCACCCGTTATTACCCGGCGCCGGCCAAGCCCCCCGCGCCCCGCCTACCTGCGCCCCTCAAGCCCGCACCGCCTCCTGTGCAGTCCCCCGCACCGCCGGCATTCTCCGATCCGATTGCCGCGCTGCTCGACGAAGTCGCCTCCGGGCGGGAGGAATCGACGCCCCTGGAGAAAATGGGCTATTCGACCCAGGTCGGCGCCTTTGCCAACCTCGACTATGCCGTGCGCCTGGAACGCCTGCTCGATGCCAGAGGCATCGACGCCTACTATTTTCGCCACGAATCCGGGCTCTACAAGGTCCGCTTCGGCAACCATGACAGCTACCGGGCGGCCCGTGCCGAGGCGGAACAGTTGAAGGCAAAGGGGCTGATCGACGAATTCTTCATCGTCATCCCGGACGACTACGCCGCCGCCCGCATCCGGCGCAGCGGCCAGGGCGACCTGCGCGAGGAACTGGTCCGGACCGCCCGTCGTTTTCTTGGCGTCCCCTACCGCTGGGGCGGCACCGACCACCAGGACGGATTCGACTGCAGCGGCCTGACCATGGTCTGCTACCGCCTCAACGGCCTCAACCTCCCGCGCATCTCCCGCAACCAGTTCGCGGCCGGACGGCAAGTGCCCCAGGCCCAGCTGCGCCCGGGCGACCTGGTCTTCTTCGCCACCAGAGGCGGCAGACAGGTCTCCCACGTCGGCATGTACATCGGCAATGGCAAGTTCATTCACGCTCCCCGCACCGGCGAGCAGGTGCGCATCGAACAGCTCTCCACTCCTTTTTACGACAGAACCTTCCTGGGCGGACGCAGCTATTTTTGA